GACGAACAGCATGAAGGCCGAAGCTGAAAAGCTCGGCTTCCAGCTCGTCTATACGGATGCTGCCGGTTCCGCCGCCAAGCAGGTCGCCGACGTCAACTCGATGATCGCTCAGGGCGTCGACGTGATCTTCCTCGCACCGCGCGAAGAAAAGCCGCTGATCCCCGCCGTCATGGCCGCCAAGAAGGCCGGCATTCCGGTGATCCTGCTCGATCGTTCGGTCGATCCGTCGCTGGCCAAGGCCGGCCAGGACTATCTGACCTTCATCGGCTCGAACTTCGTCGAGGAAGGCAAACGCGTTGCCGAGTGGCTGGCAAAGAACGCCAATGGCAAGTCGAAGATCATCGAACTCGAAGGCACGACCGGATCGTCGCCCGCCAACGACCGCAAAAAGGGCTTTGACGAGGCGATCAAGGCGGCCGGCGGCTTCGAGATCGTCGCATCGCAGACCGGCGATTTCGCCCGAGACAAGGGACGCCAGGTGGCCGAAGCCCTGCTTCAGGCCCATCCGGATGCGGACGTGATCTACGCCCATAACGACGAAATGGCGATCGGCGCGATCGCCGCACTCGAAGCGGCCGGCAAGGTCCCCGGCAAGGACGTTCTCGTCCTGTCGATCGACGGCGGCAAGGAAGCCGTGCAGGCGGTCGTCGACGGCAAGATCGCCGCGGTCGTCGAGTGCAACCCGCGCTTCGGACCGAAGGCCTTCGAGACGATGATGCGCTACGCCAAGGGCGAGAAAATCGACGCGATGATCATCAACGACGACAAGTTCTACGACGCCTCCAACGCGGCTGCCGAACTCGCCAACGCCTATTGATCCATTCTCCCCGAGCCTCTGCGGCCGGGACGGCACAACCGTCTCGGCCGTCTTTTTGACGACAGCGGTCCCGGCATGACCTTCGGCCCGTTCACGTGTAGGCTGATGACGCCCAGCCTCAGGGGCGGCGGATGGCGAAGATAGGGAGGAGACCCATGCTTCTGTCCATGCAGGGCATTTCCAAAGCGTTCGCCGGCGTTCCGGCACTGAAATCCGCCTCGCTCGACGTCGAAGCGGCAGAGGTCATGGCGCTCGTCGGCCAGAACGGCGCCGGCAAGTCAACGCTCATCAAGATCCTGACCGGCGTCTATCGCCGGGACGAAGGCAACATCACCTTCGACGGCCAGGATGTCGATTTCTCGATGCCCGCGCAGGCGCAGGCCGCCGGGATCGCCACGATCTACCAGGAGATCAATCTCGCCCCGCAGCGTTCGGTGGCGGAGAACATCTACCTCTCCCGCGAGCCCAAACGCTTCGGCATGATCGACCATGGCGCCATGCGGCGCGGCGCCGAAGAGGTGCTCAAAACCTTCAACCTGACGATCGACGTCGATCGTCCGGTCGCTCATTTCGATGCGGCGACGCGGCAGATGGTGGCGATCGCCCGCGCTGTGACGCAAAGCGCCCGCCTCGTCATCATGGACGAGCCGACCTCCTCGCTCGACGAGCGCGAGGTCGCGATTCTGTTCGAGACGATCCGCACGCTGAAACGCTCGGGCGTCGCCGTCATCTTCATCGGCCACCGGCTCGACGAACTCTATGAAATCTGCGACCGCGTGACGATCATGCGCGATGGCCAGACGGTTGCGAAAAGCCCGATGGCGGACATGCCCAAGATGGCGCTGGTGCGCCATATGCTCGGCAAGGAGCTTGCCGCCTTTCAGGCGATGGCGCCCGAAGCCGCGACCCTTGAACGCCCGGTCCGGCTCGAACTCGACAAGGCCGGCGCGGGCGTGCGCGTGCGCGACGTCAGCCTTGAAGTGCGGGAGGGCGAGATCTCCGGCCTTGCCGGCCTGCTCGGCTCCGGCCGCACGGAAACCGCGCGCCTGATCTTCGGCGCCGACAGGATGGAGCGCGGCACGATCCGCATGAAGGGACGGGATCGCAACTACCGCGAACCGGCTGACGCGATTGCCGACGGCATCGGTCTCGTTTCCGAAGACCGAAAGATCGACGGCATCGTGCCCGACATGAGCATCCGCGAGAACATGACGCTCGCCTTGCTGCCGAAGCTGAAGAAAGCGGGCATTGTCGACCGTGCGCGACAGGACGAGATCGTTAGCCGCTATATTCGCGCCCTCGGGGTCAAATGCGCCTCCCCCGATCAGCCGATCAAGGAACTCTCCGGCGGCAACCAGCAGAAGGTGCTGCTCGCCCGGTGGCTTGCCACCGACCCGCGGGTGCTGATCGTCGACGAACCGACGCGCGGCATCGACATCGGCGCGAAATCGGAAATCCTGAAGCTTCTGCGCAGCCTCGCCGACGAGGGCCTGAGCGTGCTGATGATCTCGTCGGAGCTTGAGGAACTTCTCGCCGCCGCCGACCGTGTGACGGTCTTGAGCGACGGCACGTCGGTCGCGACCCTGCCGCGCAAGGATTTGAGCGAGACGGCGCTGCTTGCCGCCATGGCCCACCAGGAAGAATGACATGACGACGATCGAGACCCCAGCCCCACAACCATCGGGAACCCTTTCGTCCGGTAGCCGACTCATGACGCTGGCGAGCCGCTACGGCACCTTCGTCGCCTTTCTCGCGCTTATCCTCTTCAACGTCGCTGTCACGCCGAACTTCCTGTCTCTGCAGACGCTGAATGTGAACCTGACCCAGGTTGCAACCATCGTTATCGTCGCGACCGGCATGACGCTCGTCATTGCCACCGGCGGCATCGACCTGTCCGTCGGTTCGCTGATGGCGATTGCCGGCGCCCTGGCGCCGATGATCTTCATGGGTCAGTTCTGGCCGGTGGACAACATGGCGCTCGCAGTCACCCTCGCCTTCCTCTTGCCGGTTGCCGCCGCCGCCCTCTTCGGTCTCTTCAACGGCTTCCTCGTTACCCGCTTTTCGATCCAGCCGATCATCGCCACGCTGGTGCTGTTCATCGCCGGCCGTGGCATCGCCCAGGTGATGACCAACGGCAATCTACAGGTCTTCAAAAATGAAGGCTTCCAGTTCATCGCACTCGGTCGCATCGCCGGCGTTCCGGCCCAGGTCGTGCTGATGATCGTCATCGTCGCGGCGGCATTCGCGATGATCCGCTACACCGTGATCGGCCGGCAGATCATCGCCGTTGGCGGCAACGAGAAAGCCGCCCGCCTGACCGGCATACCGGTGAAACGGGTCAAACTCTTCGTCTACATGATAAGCGGCGCGCTTGCCGGCGTGGCCGGCCTCATCGTCGTTGCCCGCAACTCGGCGAGCGACGCGAACCTCGTCGGCCTCGGCATGGAACTCGATGCGATCGCTGCGGTCGCCGTCGGCGGCACGCTTCTAACCGGAGGGCGGGCCAACGTCATCGGCACGGTGCTCGGCGCATTCGTCATTCAGTTGGTGCGCTACACGCTGCTCGCCAACGGCGTGCCGGACGCGGCGGCGCTCATCGTCAAGGCCGGGCTGATCGTCACCGCCGTCTTTATCCAGCAGCGCGCCGGCAGACACTAGGGGCTACCACGATGCAAACGATCCTTCGCCTCTTCCTGGTCAAGAATTCCGGCGACCTCGCCCGGCTCGGCGTCATCCTGGCGCTCGCCGGCCTCATTCTCTTCGGGGCGCTGCGCTACGACAACTTCCTGTCGCCCTACAACATCCTGAGTTTCCTGCGCTACAACTCGATGTTCGCCTTGATCGCGCTCGGCATGGCCTTCGTCATCATCACAGGCGGCATCGACCTGTCGGTCGGCGGCACGGCGGCGATGGCAAGCGTGGTCGCAGCCTTGCTCTCCCCCTATCATTGGGCTGCCGGGCTCATTGGCGGCATGGCGGCCGGCTTCGCGGTCGGCGCGCTCAATGGCTTCATCATCACGAGGATGCGCATCCAGCCCTTCATCGCCACGCTCGCGACGATGCTTGCCGCCTATGGTACCGGCCTTTTGCTCGCCGACAACCAGTCGGTCTCGGTTTCCTACGACACCGGTTTCACCGTGATCGGCCAGGACGACTCTCTCGGCTTTCCCATCCCCGCCTGGATCGCGCTTGCCGCCTATGTGCTCGGCTGGCTCGTGCTCGAGAAGCTTCCTATCGGCCGCCATATCTTGGCGATCGGTGACGGTGAGGCGACCGCCGGCCTGATGGGCCTGAAGGTCGAGCGCGCGCTTGCCGGCGTCTATCTCGCCTCAGGCACGCTTGCCGGTCTTGCCGGCGTCATCCTTGCCTCGCAGTTCGGCGCCGGGCAGCCGACGGAGGGTGTGGGCTGGGAACTCTTCGCGATCGCCTCCGTTGTCGTCGGCGGCACGCTGCTGTCGGGCGGTTCCGGTTCCGTCGGCGCCACCTTGGCAGGCGCGCTATTGCTCGCCATGGTGTTCAACATCCTGAACTTCGAAAACGGCCTCGGCTGGATCTCGCTTTCGGCCTACTGGCAATCAGTCATTCGCGGCGGTTTCCTGCTCGTCGTGGTGGTCCTGCAGGCGAATTTGATGGCGCAGCACCGGAGTAGCTAGACGCGCTGCAACGCGGGTCGGCGCCGCTTTGCTTGCCTCCATCAAGGAACGGCGAACGTCCTGACCGCTCGGACGGTTGACTATCGCCCGCCCAGGCATTCTGAATGCCTCTCGTCAAAATCGAAATGACCGCATCGGACCGCCTGCATGAACGAGATACGCCCCCCGAATGAAACGACTGTGGTGACGCCCACTCTCTCGGAGCAGGAAAAAAACGTCATCATCGCGGGCGTGCTCCTCTCCATGCTCCTGGCCGCACTCGACCAGACGATCGTGGCGCCCGCCATGCCCACGATCGGCAAGGCGCTCGGGCACAGCGACTATCTGCCGTGGGTGGTGACAGCCTATCTCCTGACCGCGACGGCCATGGCGCCGCTTTACGGCAAGATTTCCGACATTCACGGGCGGCGGCCGACGATCTTCGCCGCCGTGATCATCTTCCTTGCGGGATCGCTGATCAGCGCGCTGGCGCCGAACATGCTGACGCTGATCATCGGCCGCGCGGTCCAGGGCCTGGGCGGCGGCGGTCTCTTTGCCCTCTCGCAAACCGTGATCGGCGATCTCGTTCCGCCGCGCGAGCGTGCCCGTTATGCCGCCTGGATATCCGGGACATGGGCGGTGGCAAGCATCGCCGGGCCACTGCTGGGCGGTACCTTTGCCGAGCACTTGCACTGGTCGCTGATCTTCTGGATCAACATTCCGCTCGGGCTTGCGGCCATGGCGATCATCAGCAATCCGCTGAAGAAGCTGCCCGTCATAACCCGGGCGCACCGGATCGACGGGGCGGGAGCCACCTTGCTCGTCGCGGCAACGGCACTTCTGCTGCTGGCTCTGAATTGGGGCGGCAGCCGCTATGCATGGCTTTCGCCGGAGATCGCCGGATTGCTCGGTTCTTCGGCCGTTCTTTGGACCGCGTTTGCCCTGCGCCTCCGGCGTGTGGCCGAACCCCTCATCTCGCTCGAAGTGCTCAGCAATCCCATCGTGCGCTTCGGAACCCTGGCAATGTTTCTGGCACAGGGCGCCAATGTCGGCCTCTCCGTCTATCTTCCCGTTTATGCACAGTCGTTCCACGGCCTCACCGCCGGCGGCTCGGGGCTGATCATGCTCGGCCTGCTGCTCGGCACCGTGTGCGGAGCTACGACCAGCGCGCGGACGATACCGCGCCTTGTCCACTACAAAAGGATGGCGGTCCTCGGCAGCCTCCTCAGCTTTGTCTGTCTGGCCGCGCTGGCGGCTCTTGCCGGGCGCACGACCCTATCCGTGCTGGTGCTGCTGACCTCGGGCGCGGGTTTCGGCTCCGGCATGACCTTTCCGGTCGCAACCATTTCCGTCCAGAACGCCGTCGACCAGACGCATCTTGGCGTCGCAACCGGCGTTCTGACTTTCCTGCGGTCGCTGGGCGGCGCCCTCGGCGTTGCCATCCTCGGCGCTATCGCGCTCGGCAATGGCCTGCCGCTCGGTGGCGAAGCCATCCAGACGATCAATGCCACGACTGCCTCGGCCCTGCCATTCGCCTATATTTTCGCCGCTTGCACCGCGGCCATGATATTGTCGCTGGCGATGTTCCATCAGATGCCGGAGAAACCATTGCGCGGCCGCGCCGAGACGGAGATACCCGCCGTCGTCGAGTAAAGGCGCACCGCAGAAGCGCCCAGACGGTCGCTCCCCGAGAGTAAGCCTGCGCTTCAACGACTGGCAATAAACACGCCCGCTCCGGATGACACGGAGGAGGCGCCGCGGAAATCCGCAGCGCCTCCTTTTAGTCCTCGGGTGGTTCTGCCATTCAAGGCAACGGCACCCACGCTGCCTCAGTTCCTAGCGCAACGGGAAGGCGACAGGGCGGATCGGTGCGGCATCCGCCCCGCGGAACTTGAGCGATGCGCCGACAAAAGCGAACTCGTAGATCCGCTCCTTCGACAGTTCTTCGAGATTGATGAGCTCGATGATCGGTGCGCCCTGCTGGGCAAGGAGATAGGTGTGGACCGGGATGTAGTTGTCTGCGGTTTCGGCCGGGAACGCTTCGAAGCTCAGATTGTCGGCACCGACGACCATGGCGCCGCCGTCTTCGACCAGAAACTTCGCCGCGTCGATGCTGAGTCCGGGCGGATTGCTCATGTAGGCGGACTTGTCTTCGTAATGCTGCATGCGCCCGGTACGGATCAACGCCACATCGCCTTCCTGAAGCTTGATGCCCTGGCTGTCGAGCGCCTCCTGAAGATCCTTGCGGGTGATGCGATAGTTCTCCGGCAGCATCTGCAAGCCTTTCGCCGCCGCAACATCGATCAGGACGCCGCGCGCTACGATCGGCGGCAATTTCTCCGCACCCGTGACGGTCCAGCCCTGGTCTCCGAGGTAATCGGCCGCCGCGTAGCCGTTCCAGATCTTGCCGTTCAGGCCAAAATGATTGAGCGCATCGATATGCGTGCCCATATGCGCGTACATCGAAACGGCCGAGCCGGAATAGCTGACATGCTGGTTCATCTCCTTGCCGACCTTCATCGGATCGGAAACGGCCGTGCCATGCGGCGTGTGCGTCATCCACATCTGGTATGGCGGATCACCGGCCGCCTCCCAGCTTGGCATGCCGATGAAATATTCGACGGCAAGGTCGTAGGACCCGGTGCCCTCGATGCGCGACAGGATCGCAGCGCGAGAAGCTGGCGTAATCAGGTTGAGGCGTCCGATCTCGTCCTTCTGCCCCCAGGGGCTCTTGCCGACATCCTGCGCGAAAGCGGCACTTCCCAGCAAGCCGGCCACAAGGGAGACCGCGACCGTACGGCCAAGCGTTGCGGTGTTGAACATGGTGAACTCCTTTTCTGCATTTCCCGAACATCAGGAAGCTGGCCTCACCTTATTGCTGGCCGGATCGCGAATAATCAGCGATACGGAGAATAGATATTTTACTCTGGGGAAATTATGGGCCTGTTGGCAGCCATGCGCGCGTTTCGGCGCCTTGCCGTCCTCCATCACCAACCCGCCGCGCCCAAGGCAAGCTCGTACGAATGCTGGCACCACAAGCTCGCTAAGCGCGGCGTCTAAATCGTCTATCCGACCAATCGATTGCAGCTGCCGAAGGGTAAAGGCTTTTGCCGGTTTCTTCGCCGGCGAACCGCGGCTAGCTAGGCTCTTGGGCGGCGGGGTCGCCGCCCCACACGCGCCCATCGAGCCGCCCGGAATAATACCGTCACAGTTGTTACTCCCGGCATTTGATCGGCGGTGCCAAACTACCCTCGATGACGGCGCGATGACCTGTATTCCGGCGCTCCGGCCGCGCGATGCAGGCATCGACAAAAACGAGGAGATTGAACGCCATGAACAAGACAGTCGAGAATGCAACCGGCCAGCCCGCCATGCCGAAGCCGCAGGTGGTTCCGCAACAGGCCTGGGAAGAGGCGCGCCAGAGCCTGCTTGTCAGGGAAAAGGCACACACGCATGCCCGCGATGCGCTCGCTGCCGAGCGCCGGCGCATGCCATGGATGGCCGTCACGAAGGAATATGTCTTCGAAGGGCCTGCGGGTAGGGAGAGCCTGCTGGATCTTTTTGCCGGCCGGCACCAGTTGATCGTCTATCGCGCTTTCTACGAACCGGGCGTCCATGGCTGGCCCGAGAACGCTTGCCGCGGCTGCTCCATGGTCGCCGACCAGGTCGCGCATCTCTCCCACCTCAATGCCCGCGACACCACGCTGGTCTTCACTTCGCGCGCGCCGCAAGCGGACATCGCGCGGTTGAAGGCGCGCATGGGCTGGACGATGCCGTGGTACACCATCACTGACAGCTTCGACCTCGATTTCGGTGTCGACGAGTGGCACGGCCACAACGTGTTCTTCCGCGACGGCGACAGGCTGTTCCGGACCTACTTCATCAACAACCGTGGTGACGAACAGATGGGCGGCACCTGGAACTATCTCGACATCACGCCGCTCGGCCGGCAGGAAGTCTGGGAAGACTCTCCGGAAGGCTATCCCCAGACCCCGACCTACAAGTGGTGGAACTGGAACGACAGCTATGTCGAAGGCGCTGCACCCGATCAGCGCTGGGTCGAGGTCTCGGACGCCGGCGAGGCAGCGATGCGAAGCCAGGACGCGAGCTCGGCGCGATGAGCGCGAGCCTCTCTGTCGGCGCACGGGACCTTCCCCGGACGGCAGCACGGAGGGTGGCCGACGGGCTCGCCCTTGCGGCCGCGCCGACCTTCGCGCTGATGGCGATCCTGGTCGGCGCAGGCGGCGCGGACGTCGGGCAGATGCTATGCGCCGGCGAACAGGGACTGCAGATCGGCGGGATGACGGTGATGTACATGCTGATGAGCGTCTTCCACCTGACCCCATGGCTGCGGCTCATCCAGAGCGGCAAGCGCGAAGCAGCCTGAGGGCACCGGAGCATATCCCCTGGCAAAGCATCTGATCGGCCCTACTTGAAGGCGAAGTGGGGCCGATCTTGTGGACACTCAAAAGGTGTGGAAACGACCGGGACCGTATGTCCCTGACACCGGCGAATGGGCATGCTGCTGATTCGGAGAGGTCGTGACCTCTTCGGATTGAAGCAGGGAACGGTTCAGCAAGGCCGATCCGGCCGTCCACCAACAGCATTGTCTGTAACGGCTGCCGGGGCCTCGCCTGAGAACGGTCTCGATGGACGTATTGATCGAATCGGGGAACGAACGTGAGTGTTGCCACACCTCAGCCGACGCCAAAGGGTTTCAAGGTGCACCTGGTGCCAGCGCTGGTCGGCGCCTTCCTCTGCGTCGCTGCCGTTGCGTCGTCATTCTTCTATTTCGCTGGCCCCCGAAGCGCTCCGTCGGAAGTGGCCGCGGTCGAACCGTCGACAGATGCAGGCGCTTCCCCGGACAGCCCGCCAGCTTTCGAGATCCTCTATAGCAACGGCGATCAGGGGCTGATGGTGTACGAGGGCTACGTCTATGTCGTGCGACTCGGCGACAAGTTGCCGAACGGCCGCCGCATGATCGGTTTCCAAAAACGGGACGGAAACTGGAACGCGGTGACGCTTTGAGGCCTTCTGCCGGTCGCGCGTTGTGGATGTTAACTGTTTGTTAACGCTCGCTTGCGAGGCAGGAAGAACCCCCATTTAGCCACGGTTGCTACCCAGGGCGAACTGGCGCAACTCTTTGTTAAAGAGTCGTGAATCAGTGCTTTGGATGGTGCAGAATGATTAACAAGAAGCTACAGGATGAGCTGGTCGAACTCGATGTGAGCCCTGCGCTTGAGAGCCGGTCGGTCATGAGCGAGCGAGCGGTCCAGGGTATCCCGCTGGCGATCGAGGCAATCATAGGTCGCGCCAGGCTGACCGTCTCTCAGATCTCGAAACTCCATCCCGATGACACGATCCATCTCGACCGCAATTTCGGCGATCCGGTCGAGCTCAAAGTCAATGGCATGGTCATCGGCCGAGGCGAGATCGTCTACGACGAATCCAGCAACGCCGTCGGCATCAAGATCATCGAGATAACGCCGATCGCGCAGCGCTAGTTGCGGCTTTGCGCGTTCCATGTTGGGGACCCCGAGAAGTCCTTCCCGACTTGGCTGGTGGTCCGATATCGAGGCGGCTCGCCGCCAATTGCCTGTGGAACAGCAACCAGAACGCGCAAGGGTTAATCTGTTGTTAGGAAATACCGAACAATTTTAGCCGCACAGGCAAAGCCTATCCTCTTTTAATACCCGCCCGATTGCCTTCCTTCGGTGTGCCGCCTGGCAGACCGATCCCTTGGCTTCGGTTGGCTTAGATCTGGATGCGTTCGGAATGACATTGATCTCTCTCGCCGTCCGGCTGAAAAGCCGGGCCCATTTTTCCCTGAAACGAAACGTCAGTGGCAAAAGCGGAGCGGTCGTCGGCACCACCCTGGGCCGCAGAACACAGGCCAGGCAACGGCTCGGCATCATCATCGCCGGCTTTGCCGTGATCTTTCTGGTGATCGTGGGCCGCCTGATCCAGTACGGACTGGAAAAACCGGTCGATACCGCGTGGATCAACGCCACCAACCATGCCGTCGCCTCTCGCCCAGACATCATCGACCGGCATGGAGAGCTGCTCGCCACCGACGTCAACATGGTGTCGCTCTATGCCGAGCCGCGGAAGATCGTGGATGCGGACGAAGTCGTCGAGAAGCTCGCGACCGTCATCCCCAATCTCGATTGGCGCGACACGCACCGGAAGCTTCGCTCCGGCACCGCCTTCCAATGGTTGAGACGGCAGCTCACGCCGCGCCAGCAGGCGGACATCCTGGCGCTTGGCATTCCCGGCATCGGCTTCCGGCCGGAGAAGCGGCGCTTCTATCCGGGCGGCTCGACGGCATCGCATATCCTCGGGCACGTCAACGTCGACAATCAGGGCCTGCAGGGCATGGAGCGCTACATCGATCAGCAGGGCCTTGCCGATCTCCGCGCGGCGGGATTAACCGGCAACACCCCGCTCGAGCCGGTCAGGCTTTCGATCGATCTTCGCGTCCAGAGCATCGTCCGGGAAGCGGTTGCGCGCGCCATGATCGACTATCAGGCAGAAGCCGCCGGCGCCGTCGTTCTGGATGTGGAGACCGGTGAAGTCGTCGCGATGGCTTCGGTGCCCGACTACGATCCGAACCAGCCTTCGCGGACACTGCCAGACGGCAAGGTCGACAAGGAATACGAAAAGGGCTGGTTTAACCGGATGAGCAATGCGACGTTCGAGATGGGCTCGACGTTCAAGAGCTTCACGCTGGCGATGGGCCTGGACGCCGGCAAGATCAGCCTCAACTCCGTGGTCGACGCATCGCGACCTATCCGCATGGGCGGCTTCACCATCAAGGATTTTCGCGGCAAGTATCGCCCCCTCACCATTCCCGAGGTCTTTCAGTATTCCTCCAATATCGGAACCGCCGCCGTGGCGGACATGGTCGGCATCGAGGGACACCAGGCCTTTCTCACCAAGCTCGGGCTTCTTTCCAAGATGGAAACCGAGCTGCCGGGCGCAGCAACGCCGACGCAGCCGCGCAGCTGGAAGAAGATCAATTCGGTGACCATATCCTTCGGGCACGGCGTAGCGACCACACCGCTGCAAACCGCCGTCGCCGCTGCCGCTCTCCTGAACGGTGGCAACCTGATTTCTCCGACATTCCTTCCGAGATCCGCTGAGACGGCGAAGGCACAGGCGCAGCAAGTGCTGCAGGCGACGACGAGCGCCGACATGCGCTATCTTTACAACCGCAACGGCCAGGTGGGCTCCGGCCGCCACGCCCAGGTGCCCGGCTTCCATGTGGGCGGCAAGACCGGAACCGCCGACAAGGTCATCAACGGTCGATACGCCACGAACCTCAACTTCAACGCATTTCTCGCCGGCTTCCCCATGGATAACCCACGCTACATCGTTCTTTCGATCGTGGATGCGCCGCTGACGGGCGAAAGAGGGGGGCGTCAGGCAGCCCATACCGCTGCTCCGGTCGTGAGGGAAATCATCAGCCGCGCCGGCTCCTTCCTCGGTGTCCAGCCGCGCTTCGGGCCTGAACGCGAGCCGCACCTCGTTGCGGATTTCTGAGAGCCGCTTGCTGGACGTGAGCCTCGTCGGCTGGGCCGGAACAACGCGACATCACTGCACTTGGCTTCACGTCCCGGCGACGTTATGTCGTAGCAACACGATCCGGTACGGGAGGAGCCTTGCATGCTGA
The nucleotide sequence above comes from Ensifer adhaerens. Encoded proteins:
- a CDS encoding ABC transporter substrate-binding protein; the protein is MTTISRRTFMLAATAVGALALAGVAIAEVPKLEQKDKYKVGFAQTESNNPWRIAQTNSMKAEAEKLGFQLVYTDAAGSAAKQVADVNSMIAQGVDVIFLAPREEKPLIPAVMAAKKAGIPVILLDRSVDPSLAKAGQDYLTFIGSNFVEEGKRVAEWLAKNANGKSKIIELEGTTGSSPANDRKKGFDEAIKAAGGFEIVASQTGDFARDKGRQVAEALLQAHPDADVIYAHNDEMAIGAIAALEAAGKVPGKDVLVLSIDGGKEAVQAVVDGKIAAVVECNPRFGPKAFETMMRYAKGEKIDAMIINDDKFYDASNAAAELANAY
- a CDS encoding sugar ABC transporter ATP-binding protein produces the protein MLLSMQGISKAFAGVPALKSASLDVEAAEVMALVGQNGAGKSTLIKILTGVYRRDEGNITFDGQDVDFSMPAQAQAAGIATIYQEINLAPQRSVAENIYLSREPKRFGMIDHGAMRRGAEEVLKTFNLTIDVDRPVAHFDAATRQMVAIARAVTQSARLVIMDEPTSSLDEREVAILFETIRTLKRSGVAVIFIGHRLDELYEICDRVTIMRDGQTVAKSPMADMPKMALVRHMLGKELAAFQAMAPEAATLERPVRLELDKAGAGVRVRDVSLEVREGEISGLAGLLGSGRTETARLIFGADRMERGTIRMKGRDRNYREPADAIADGIGLVSEDRKIDGIVPDMSIRENMTLALLPKLKKAGIVDRARQDEIVSRYIRALGVKCASPDQPIKELSGGNQQKVLLARWLATDPRVLIVDEPTRGIDIGAKSEILKLLRSLADEGLSVLMISSELEELLAAADRVTVLSDGTSVATLPRKDLSETALLAAMAHQEE
- a CDS encoding ABC transporter permease, which translates into the protein MTTIETPAPQPSGTLSSGSRLMTLASRYGTFVAFLALILFNVAVTPNFLSLQTLNVNLTQVATIVIVATGMTLVIATGGIDLSVGSLMAIAGALAPMIFMGQFWPVDNMALAVTLAFLLPVAAAALFGLFNGFLVTRFSIQPIIATLVLFIAGRGIAQVMTNGNLQVFKNEGFQFIALGRIAGVPAQVVLMIVIVAAAFAMIRYTVIGRQIIAVGGNEKAARLTGIPVKRVKLFVYMISGALAGVAGLIVVARNSASDANLVGLGMELDAIAAVAVGGTLLTGGRANVIGTVLGAFVIQLVRYTLLANGVPDAAALIVKAGLIVTAVFIQQRAGRH
- a CDS encoding ABC transporter permease, producing MQTILRLFLVKNSGDLARLGVILALAGLILFGALRYDNFLSPYNILSFLRYNSMFALIALGMAFVIITGGIDLSVGGTAAMASVVAALLSPYHWAAGLIGGMAAGFAVGALNGFIITRMRIQPFIATLATMLAAYGTGLLLADNQSVSVSYDTGFTVIGQDDSLGFPIPAWIALAAYVLGWLVLEKLPIGRHILAIGDGEATAGLMGLKVERALAGVYLASGTLAGLAGVILASQFGAGQPTEGVGWELFAIASVVVGGTLLSGGSGSVGATLAGALLLAMVFNILNFENGLGWISLSAYWQSVIRGGFLLVVVVLQANLMAQHRSS
- a CDS encoding MDR family MFS transporter, which gives rise to MNEIRPPNETTVVTPTLSEQEKNVIIAGVLLSMLLAALDQTIVAPAMPTIGKALGHSDYLPWVVTAYLLTATAMAPLYGKISDIHGRRPTIFAAVIIFLAGSLISALAPNMLTLIIGRAVQGLGGGGLFALSQTVIGDLVPPRERARYAAWISGTWAVASIAGPLLGGTFAEHLHWSLIFWINIPLGLAAMAIISNPLKKLPVITRAHRIDGAGATLLVAATALLLLALNWGGSRYAWLSPEIAGLLGSSAVLWTAFALRLRRVAEPLISLEVLSNPIVRFGTLAMFLAQGANVGLSVYLPVYAQSFHGLTAGGSGLIMLGLLLGTVCGATTSARTIPRLVHYKRMAVLGSLLSFVCLAALAALAGRTTLSVLVLLTSGAGFGSGMTFPVATISVQNAVDQTHLGVATGVLTFLRSLGGALGVAILGAIALGNGLPLGGEAIQTINATTASALPFAYIFAACTAAMILSLAMFHQMPEKPLRGRAETEIPAVVE
- a CDS encoding cyclase family protein, with protein sequence MFNTATLGRTVAVSLVAGLLGSAAFAQDVGKSPWGQKDEIGRLNLITPASRAAILSRIEGTGSYDLAVEYFIGMPSWEAAGDPPYQMWMTHTPHGTAVSDPMKVGKEMNQHVSYSGSAVSMYAHMGTHIDALNHFGLNGKIWNGYAAADYLGDQGWTVTGAEKLPPIVARGVLIDVAAAKGLQMLPENYRITRKDLQEALDSQGIKLQEGDVALIRTGRMQHYEDKSAYMSNPPGLSIDAAKFLVEDGGAMVVGADNLSFEAFPAETADNYIPVHTYLLAQQGAPIIELINLEELSKERIYEFAFVGASLKFRGADAAPIRPVAFPLR
- a CDS encoding DUF899 domain-containing protein, coding for MNKTVENATGQPAMPKPQVVPQQAWEEARQSLLVREKAHTHARDALAAERRRMPWMAVTKEYVFEGPAGRESLLDLFAGRHQLIVYRAFYEPGVHGWPENACRGCSMVADQVAHLSHLNARDTTLVFTSRAPQADIARLKARMGWTMPWYTITDSFDLDFGVDEWHGHNVFFRDGDRLFRTYFINNRGDEQMGGTWNYLDITPLGRQEVWEDSPEGYPQTPTYKWWNWNDSYVEGAAPDQRWVEVSDAGEAAMRSQDASSAR
- a CDS encoding FliM/FliN family flagellar motor switch protein, coding for MINKKLQDELVELDVSPALESRSVMSERAVQGIPLAIEAIIGRARLTVSQISKLHPDDTIHLDRNFGDPVELKVNGMVIGRGEIVYDESSNAVGIKIIEITPIAQR
- a CDS encoding peptidoglycan D,D-transpeptidase FtsI family protein; amino-acid sequence: MTLISLAVRLKSRAHFSLKRNVSGKSGAVVGTTLGRRTQARQRLGIIIAGFAVIFLVIVGRLIQYGLEKPVDTAWINATNHAVASRPDIIDRHGELLATDVNMVSLYAEPRKIVDADEVVEKLATVIPNLDWRDTHRKLRSGTAFQWLRRQLTPRQQADILALGIPGIGFRPEKRRFYPGGSTASHILGHVNVDNQGLQGMERYIDQQGLADLRAAGLTGNTPLEPVRLSIDLRVQSIVREAVARAMIDYQAEAAGAVVLDVETGEVVAMASVPDYDPNQPSRTLPDGKVDKEYEKGWFNRMSNATFEMGSTFKSFTLAMGLDAGKISLNSVVDASRPIRMGGFTIKDFRGKYRPLTIPEVFQYSSNIGTAAVADMVGIEGHQAFLTKLGLLSKMETELPGAATPTQPRSWKKINSVTISFGHGVATTPLQTAVAAAALLNGGNLISPTFLPRSAETAKAQAQQVLQATTSADMRYLYNRNGQVGSGRHAQVPGFHVGGKTGTADKVINGRYATNLNFNAFLAGFPMDNPRYIVLSIVDAPLTGERGGRQAAHTAAPVVREIISRAGSFLGVQPRFGPEREPHLVADF